One Anabas testudineus chromosome 15, fAnaTes1.2, whole genome shotgun sequence genomic window carries:
- the pla2g12b gene encoding group XIIB secretory phospholipase A2-like protein translates to MLFRTVVLFLLCVSTGMCATLGHYQTQSNEEEALAADSAAVTEAAVAAASVDAAKESAAAADAKADDSLAAEKPVDNTLFGDQLLAKILAVDDSAAKKPEVDVRVADGAKAEEAGTDRPATEALTEGAVNQGQTSSEEEWNEIRPVKTNQSLDRPLAHEDDGSWSLNSIRNSFQSVHGYFDSMVELVGGRNGVCEYRCKYGDAPEPRSSYQIPEPNGCSSSLVGFQLDLGIPAMTKCCNQLDICYDTCGRSKYDCDSKFRSCLHGICSDLKKSLGFVSKVQACESMADVLYNTVWTLGCRPYMNSQRAACVCKGEERDEL, encoded by the exons ATGCTGTTTCGGACTGTggtcctgttcctcctctgtgtctccacGGGCATGTGCGCCACTTTAGGCCACTACCAGACTCAATCAAACGAGGAGGAGGCTCTTGCTGCGGACTCAGCtgctgtcactgaagctgctgtaGCAGCTGCCTCAGTGGATGCAGCTAAAGaatctgcagctgctgcagatgctAAAGCAGATGATTCACTTGCAGCTGAGAAACCTGTAGATAACACTCTTTTCGGTGACCAACTACTAGCAAAAATACTTGCAGTGGATGATTCAGCAGCTAAGAAACCTGAAGTGGATGTCCGTGTAGCAGATGGTGCTAAAGCTGAAGAGGCAGGGACAGATAGACCTGCTACAGAAGCTCTTACTGAAGGAGCTGTCAACCAGGGGCAAACATCCTCTGAGGAGGAGTGGAATGAAATCAGACCAGTCAAGACAAACCAGTCTCTGGACAGACCCTTGGCACATGAAGATGATGGCAGTTGGAGCCTTAACTCAATTAGAAATAGCTTCCAAAGTGTGCACGGATACTTTGACTCCATGGTGGAGCTGGTGGGGGGACGCAATGGTGTGTGTGAGTACCGCTGCAAATACG GAGATGCTCCCGAACCTCGCTCCAGCTACCAGATCCCAGAGCCCAACggctgcagctcctctctggTGGGATTCCAG CTCGACCTCGGGATCCCTGCTATGACAAAGTGCTGTAACCAGCTTGATATCTGCTATGACACTTGTGGCAGGAGCAAGTATGACTGTGACTCCAAGTTTCGCTCATGTCTGCATGGCATCTGTTCTGACCTTAAGAAGAGCCTGGGCTTTGTGTCAAAAGTTCAAG CCTGTGAGTCAATGGCAGACGTTCTCTACAACACAGTTTGGACTCTGGGCTGTAGGCCTTACATGAACAGCCAGAGGGCAGCGTGCGTCTGCaagggagaagagagggatGAACTGTGA
- the LOC113159211 gene encoding uncharacterized protein C6orf118 — MSSSCKSKPRCFGSDIHRLLLAAEAGQKADIVTYYSGHLGPRSLNQNQPNRDPKQVIWKLSQSQEENPNRLTLPQIQAKTLTYVKKKELNESPSEFTSGAALVESEVSESRQDQATDHSSHAHRGEDLSLPKIVHSPSQSLMGPHKRSNFPSSPKQKKQSYSLNPSDQEGLNIEDQMKTKQKYGRKFIAKQDRWAAINVAEIHERKLHRELKKLSAQSWPHRDRLAVFSDVFDDVCESSPVFGRILREIKTDYDLYVNHMMASQSPLHSMSLKTSLADLGNGKLREMELEDAETEVYRLEQEAREALEETKRLQNELQSVLAVTDPEDHDTKNTFLLGLQDSGTGITDSVQAKRLQVLNMWRENQQLEEEIKEKLVSTAETTATERCIKVVKTEIMTLIASNERLKTINKNLENKINMTLNREKSSKTTRRLLWDQIHCDLLTENFHQQVHNP; from the exons ATGTCCAGCAGCTGTAAGTCAAAACCTCGGTGCTTTGGAAGTGACATCCACAgactgctgctggctgctgaaGCCGGTCAGAAGGCTGATATTGTGACCTACTACTCAGGTCATCTGGGGCCCCGCAGCTTGAACCAGAATCAGCCTAACAGGGACCCAAAGCAGGTCATCTGGAAGCTGTCTCAGAGCCAAGAAGAAAACCCGAACCGTCTAACACTCCCGCAGATACAGGCAAAGACATTGACCTATGTAAAGAAGAAAGAATTGAACGAGTCTCCCTCTGAGTTCACCAGTGGCGCTGCTTTAGTGGAGTCTGAAGTGTCTGAGTCAAGACAAGATCAGGCTACTGATCACtcatcacatgcacacagaggagaagattTAAGTCTGCCTAAAATAGTTCATAGTCCCTCACAATCTTTGATGGGTCCCCATAAAAGGTCTAATTTTCCATCTAGTCCAAAGCAGAAAAAGCAATCGTACTCACTCAATCCTTCTGACCAGGAAGGCCTGAATATTGAAGACcagatgaagacaaaacaaaagtatgGCAGGAAATTTATAGCCAAACAGGACCGCTGGGCTGCAATAAATGTTGCTGAAATACATGAGAGGAAACTACACAGG GAGCTGAAGAAACTGTCAGCGCAGAGCTGGCCCCACAGAGACCGCCTTGCGGTGTTCAGTGACGTCTTTGATGATGTATGTGAAAGCTCGCCAGTATTTGGACGCATCCTGAGGGAAATTAAg ACAGATTATGATTTATATGTCAACCACATGATGGCCTCCCAATCACCACTTCACAGCATG tcactgaaaacTTCGCTTGCAGATCTTGGCAATGGCAAATTAAGGGAAATGGAGTTGGAAGATGCTGAAACAGAGGTTTACAGACTGGAGCAGGAGGCCAGAGAAGCTCTAGAGGAAACTAAGCG ACTCCAAAATGAATTACAGAGTGTTCTAGCTGTCACAGACCCAGAGGACCACGACACGAAAA ATACCTTTCTGTTAGGGCTGCAGGACAGCGGGACTGGCATCACTGACAGTGTCCAAGCCAAGAGGCTTCAGGTGTTAAACATGTGGAGGGAGAAccaacagctggaggaggagattAAAGAGAAGCTGGTGTCCACAGCTGAAACAACTGCCACTGAAAGATGCATCAAAGTcgtaaag acaGAGATAATGACACTGATAGCCTCAAATGAGCGTCTGAAAACTATCAACAAG AAtctggaaaacaaaatcaacatgACACTGAACAGAGAGAAATCAAGCAAGACCACAAGAAG GTTGCTGTGGGACCAGATACACTGTGATCTGCTGACGGAAAATTTTCATCAACAAGTACATAATCCCTAA